One stretch of Ananas comosus cultivar F153 linkage group 6, ASM154086v1, whole genome shotgun sequence DNA includes these proteins:
- the LOC109711571 gene encoding 3-hydroxy-3-methylglutaryl-coenzyme A reductase 3-like, producing MEVRRRFPHGSAASRPPAPGTSKNRRGGGGGATASAAADRVQASDALPLPIRHTNLLFSAIFAASLVYLMRRWREKIRSSTPLHVVGLAEIFAIFGLVASLIYLLSFFGIAFVQSIVSSNDEEDDFLLAPPSAPPQTPAAPAPCSLLVSSESAAAAAEKMPEEDEEIAASVVAGKTPSYLLETKLGDCRRAAGIRREALRRITGRGMEGLPLDGFDYGSILGQCCELPVGYVQLPVGIAGPLVLDGREYYIPMATTEGCLVASTNRGCKAIAESGGADSVVLRDGMTRAPAVRLPSARRAADLKAFMEDPANFETLALVFNRSSRFARLQSVQCALAGRNLYMRFTCSTGDAMGMNMVSKGVQNVLDYLQSDFPDMDIISISGNFCSDKKPAAVNWIEGRGKSVVCEATIKGEVVKKVLKTNVSALVELNMIKNLAGSAVAGALGGFNAHASNIVSAIFIATGQDPAQNVESSHCITMMEAVNDGQDLHISVTMPSIEVGTVGGGTQLASQSACLDLLGVKGANMESPGANARLLASIVAGGVLAGELSLMSALAAGQLVRSHMKYNRSSRDVTKAATS from the exons ATGGAAGTTCGCCGGAGATTCCCCCATGGCTCCGCGGCGAGCCGTCCGCCGGCGCCGGGGACCTCCAAGAaccgccgcggcggaggcgggggcGCCACCGCGTCCGCTGCCGCCGACCGGGTTCAGGCATCGGACGCGCTCCCGCTCCCGATCCGGCACACGAACCTCCTCTTCTCCGCCATCTTCGCGGCGTCGCTGGTGTACCTGATGCGGCGGTGGCGCGAGAAGATCCGGTCCTCGACCCCGCTCCACGTGGTCGGCCTCGCCGAGATATTCGCCATCTTCGGGCTCGTCGCCTCCCTCATCTACCTCCTCAGCTTCTTCGGCATCGCCTTCGTCCAATCCATCGTCTCCTCCAACGACGAGGAGGACGACTTCCTCCTCGCCCCCCCGTCCGCGCCGCCACAAACCCCCGCCGCCCCCGCGCCCTGCTCCCTCCTCGTCTCCTCCGAGTCGGCCGCGGCCGCTGCGGAGAAAATGcctgaggaggacgaggagatCGCGGCCTCCGTGGTCGCCGGGAAGACCCCCTCGTACCTCCTCGAGACCAAGCTGGGAGACTGCCGGAGAGCCGCGGGGATCCGGAGGGAGGCGCTGCGCCGGATCACCGGAAGGGGAATGGAGGGCCTCCCGCTCGACGGCTTCGATTACGGGTCCATCCTGGGGCAGTGCTGCGAGCTCCCGGTGGGGTACGTGCAGCTCCCCGTGGGGATCGCGGGGCCGCTGGTGCTCGACGGGAGGGAGTACTATATCCCGATGGCGACGACGGAGGGTTGCCTCGTGGCGAGCACCAACAGGGGCTGCAAGGCCATCGCCGAGTCGGGAGGCGCCGACAGCGTCGTCTTGCGCGACGGGATGACGCGGGCGCCCGCCGTGCGCCTGCCCTCCGCCCGGAGAGCCGCCGATCTCAAGGCCTTCATGGAGGACCCCGCCAATTTTGAAACCCTAGCCCTCGTCTTCAACAG GTCCAGCAGATTTGCGAGGCTCCAGAGTGTCCAATGTGCGCTCGCTGGGAGGAACCTGTACATGCGATTCACCTGCAGCACGGGAGATGCCATGGGGATGAACATGGTTTCAAAGGGTGTCCAAAACGTATTGGACTACCTGCAGAGTGACTTCCCCGACATGGACATCATCAGCATCTCTG GTAACTTCTGTTCTGATAAGAAACCAGCCGCTGTGAATTGGATCGAAGGTCGTGGGAAGTCGGTGGTTTGTGAGGCGACCATCAAGGGGGAGGTGGTGAAGAAGGTCTTAAAGACTAATGTATCAGCACTTGTGGAACTCAACATGATCAAGAATCTAGCTGGATCAGCGGTTGCTGGAGCTCTTGGAGGGTTCAATGCTCATGCCAGCAACATTGTGTCTGCAATATTCATAGCCACTGGCCAGGATCCTGCTCAAAATGTGGAGAGCTCTCACTGCATCACCATGATGGAAGCTGTGAATGATGGCCAGGATCTTCACATCTCTGTTACCATGCCATCAATTGAG GTTGGTACGGTTGGTGGTGGGACCCAGCTAGCCTCACAGTCAGCCTGCTTGGACCTATTAGGTGTGAAGGGTGCCAATATGGAATCCCCTGGGGCCAACGCCCGGCTTTTGGCCTCCATTGTGGCTGGCGGTGTCTTGGCCGGCGAGCTCTCTCTTATGTCAGCTCTTGCTGCCGGCCAGCTCGTCAGAAGCCATATGAAATACAACAGGTCCAGCAGAGATGTCACCAAGGCTGCTACCTCCTAA